In Streptomyces sp. NBC_00483, a single window of DNA contains:
- a CDS encoding TerD family protein yields MSLASPSFDLTPMDGYAHDWALVDVETSGLIPRRDRVLSVAVVTIGRDGEQTGEFSTLLDPGCDPGPVDVHGLTTERLRGAPTFDQVAERIGAMLQNRVLVAHNAQFDYDFLAYEFARARTWLPVSQRLCTLALNRQVDPPTADMKLGTLAAHYGVPQRHAHDALDDTRVLAGILRASLQEAARLALQLPLVNCPPRAESQFTPTPPKTPCAYRNPGRLAPGSPLRQGMKVAITGETVCARAELIGRGVAAGLNMMGSVSHHTSVLVSNEPTTESAKARRAATEGVPVIDEDTFLQLLSDVEAGAGHQAPGPAPVIPAPRQAEPAPIGSGARPLSGRRVLVLGAAHTEAAGARSLVVELGGSAAVNLSRSVTDVVFLPGGDNDRRMPRITELGLSVHDERWLVDPAMPATVPLPGADSEVAAGRTSETPVGATTPHALPRGGVIDLPTPTSPWHVTASWAPWEHGEVDVVAFVLDEDEQVTFDEDFVFYGAPENPGGTVHLLTNGPAEQTITVDVASLPPSSHRVVIAAAIDDGLSFGDVGAVQVATAPGDSAAPLTRATLDAATSERTLVLAELYRRGPLWRFRAVGQGYDHGLDALARGYGVDIAD; encoded by the coding sequence ATGAGTCTCGCCTCGCCCTCCTTCGACCTCACCCCCATGGACGGCTACGCCCACGACTGGGCCCTCGTCGACGTGGAGACCTCCGGGCTGATACCCCGGCGCGACCGGGTGCTGTCGGTCGCCGTGGTCACCATCGGCCGGGACGGCGAACAGACCGGGGAGTTCTCCACACTTCTCGATCCGGGGTGTGATCCGGGGCCGGTCGATGTGCACGGGCTGACCACCGAGCGGCTGCGCGGCGCGCCCACCTTCGACCAGGTGGCCGAGCGCATCGGCGCAATGCTGCAGAACCGTGTTCTGGTCGCCCACAACGCACAGTTCGACTACGACTTCCTGGCCTACGAGTTCGCCCGGGCCCGCACGTGGCTGCCGGTCTCGCAGCGGCTGTGCACCCTCGCCCTGAACCGGCAAGTGGACCCACCGACAGCCGACATGAAGCTGGGCACCCTGGCCGCCCACTACGGCGTACCGCAGCGGCACGCGCACGACGCGCTGGACGACACGCGAGTCCTGGCCGGAATCCTGCGAGCATCGCTGCAAGAGGCGGCCCGGCTCGCACTGCAGTTGCCCCTCGTGAACTGCCCGCCCCGTGCCGAGTCCCAGTTCACACCCACGCCGCCCAAGACACCCTGCGCCTACCGCAATCCCGGCCGGCTGGCTCCGGGCTCACCGCTGAGGCAGGGCATGAAAGTCGCGATCACCGGGGAAACCGTTTGTGCGCGGGCCGAGTTGATCGGCCGAGGCGTTGCCGCCGGACTCAACATGATGGGCTCGGTCAGCCACCACACCAGCGTCCTGGTCAGCAACGAGCCCACGACCGAATCGGCGAAGGCACGACGGGCCGCCACCGAAGGGGTACCCGTCATCGACGAGGACACCTTCCTCCAGCTGCTCAGCGACGTAGAAGCCGGAGCGGGGCATCAGGCGCCCGGACCGGCACCGGTCATCCCTGCCCCCCGCCAGGCCGAGCCCGCCCCCATCGGGTCAGGTGCAAGGCCACTGTCAGGGCGCCGCGTCCTCGTCCTGGGCGCCGCACACACCGAGGCAGCCGGCGCGCGCAGCCTCGTCGTCGAACTCGGCGGCTCCGCCGCGGTCAATCTCTCGCGCAGCGTCACGGACGTCGTCTTCCTCCCCGGCGGGGACAACGACCGCCGTATGCCCCGCATCACGGAACTGGGGCTTTCGGTGCACGACGAGCGCTGGCTCGTCGATCCGGCCATGCCCGCCACCGTCCCCCTCCCCGGCGCCGATTCCGAGGTGGCCGCAGGCAGGACATCGGAGACGCCTGTCGGCGCCACTACACCCCATGCCCTCCCCCGCGGCGGCGTCATCGACCTGCCCACCCCCACCTCGCCGTGGCATGTCACCGCGTCCTGGGCACCTTGGGAACACGGCGAGGTCGATGTCGTCGCCTTCGTACTCGACGAGGACGAACAGGTCACCTTCGACGAAGACTTTGTGTTCTACGGCGCCCCGGAGAACCCCGGCGGCACCGTCCACCTGCTCACCAACGGCCCGGCCGAACAGACCATCACCGTCGACGTCGCTTCCCTGCCCCCGTCCTCACACCGGGTGGTGATCGCCGCGGCCATCGACGACGGTCTGTCCTTCGGCGACGTCGGCGCCGTCCAAGTCGCCACGGCACCCGGCGACAGCGCCGCCCCACTGACACGCGCGACACTGGACGCCGCCACCAGCGAGCGCACACTGGTCCTGGCCGAGCTCTACCGCCGCGGTCCACTCTGGCGTTTCCGCGCCGTCGGACAGGGCTACGACCACGGACTCGACGCCCTCGCGCGCGGCTACGGAGTCGACATCGCCGACTGA
- a CDS encoding alpha/beta hydrolase: protein MADFGQPATVASASGALVRCRTPPKARAAVLFLHGGRADGRSPSRSWHLAALRMRPFVRAAAAALADAPVLLARVQYRVRGWNGSDADALHDANRALDELTRLVGDVPVVLVGHSMGGRAALRAARAPQVGAVVALAPWCPEDEPVAHLRDKDVLVLHGDHDRVTDPQASAEYVRRARASGARADMSLVPGGDHAMLRNSRWWHRTTASAVVDFTSHG, encoded by the coding sequence ATGGCTGATTTCGGACAGCCCGCCACTGTGGCGAGTGCTAGCGGTGCGTTGGTGCGGTGTCGAACCCCGCCCAAGGCGCGGGCCGCGGTGCTGTTCCTGCACGGCGGCCGTGCCGATGGCCGGTCTCCGTCACGGTCCTGGCACCTCGCGGCGCTGCGCATGCGGCCCTTCGTGCGCGCGGCCGCGGCGGCCCTCGCGGATGCCCCCGTCCTCTTGGCGCGGGTGCAGTACCGGGTGCGTGGCTGGAACGGATCCGACGCCGATGCCCTGCACGATGCGAATCGGGCACTGGACGAGCTGACCCGGCTCGTCGGCGACGTGCCAGTGGTGCTCGTGGGTCACTCGATGGGCGGCCGCGCCGCTCTGCGCGCCGCACGAGCTCCCCAGGTCGGGGCCGTTGTGGCGTTGGCCCCCTGGTGCCCGGAGGACGAACCAGTCGCACACCTGAGGGACAAGGACGTCCTCGTGCTCCACGGTGACCACGACCGCGTCACCGATCCGCAGGCCTCGGCCGAGTACGTCCGACGTGCGCGAGCGTCAGGCGCGCGGGCGGACATGTCCCTTGTGCCCGGTGGCGACCACGCGATGCTGCGCAACAGCAGGTGGTGGCACCGCACCACCGCCTCGGCGGTCGTGGACTTCACCTCCCACGGGTAG
- a CDS encoding TetR/AcrR family transcriptional regulator yields the protein MPTHARDRLIKAAEELFYAEGIRAVGLERLLAASGVGRASFYRHFPGKDDLVVAVVRGAGERVLRWLTNEVKARGGEPLAVFEALAERFTHSGFRGCVAINTIVEYADPDSAAHRVAAEHKEDVIRYLDGLLAAAGQPQHAELARQFMLLFDGAMVTALRERTPQPARRAKAVAAALLE from the coding sequence ATGCCGACCCACGCACGCGACCGCCTGATCAAGGCCGCAGAGGAGCTCTTCTACGCGGAAGGCATCCGCGCTGTGGGGCTCGAGCGACTGCTCGCCGCCTCCGGCGTGGGACGCGCCTCGTTCTACCGGCATTTCCCCGGCAAGGACGACCTCGTGGTGGCCGTTGTGCGCGGCGCCGGCGAACGCGTCCTGCGGTGGCTGACGAACGAGGTGAAGGCGCGCGGAGGTGAGCCGCTGGCCGTGTTCGAGGCCCTGGCCGAGCGTTTCACCCATTCCGGCTTCCGCGGCTGCGTCGCGATCAACACCATCGTGGAGTACGCCGACCCGGACAGTGCGGCCCATCGTGTCGCCGCCGAGCACAAAGAGGACGTCATCCGCTACCTCGACGGCCTGCTGGCTGCGGCTGGGCAACCCCAACACGCCGAACTGGCACGACAGTTCATGCTGCTCTTCGACGGAGCGATGGTGACCGCATTGCGCGAACGCACTCCACAGCCCGCCCGCCGCGCCAAGGCCGTTGCGGCCGCCCTTCTCGAGTGA
- a CDS encoding MFS transporter — protein MARSRGNAGNGEEIAEAGERVTSSAARDASAAPAADGPAQRPPWRARTAILALGAFAVGTDGFIIVGLLPEIRATLHVSAGAVGQMVSLFSLAYALLGPVLAALTGKWSRRRVLVAGVMLLAVGNAVTATADNFALVLSSRVLAGAGASLFMASAVATAAHLAGEVRRGRAIAMVTAGATLALVLGAPLGTLIGGAWGWRAAIWFVAALAAVVAAVLAALLPQVHLSVGASLRERIAPLTDGRVLRVLVVTLLAFVAIFLPFTYMSAVFEPAVGGEQSRLALLLLVFGVAATCGNLGAGALADRYDPRRVVIGATLGIAAVFLVMLPIRESFVPVVIATAFSGVVSYSVIGPQQHRIIAYAPPGGAPVVTSLNTSAAYLGNFLSSALGAAVLTRSAALMLPIAAAFAAIASLLTWWLSRGHTPTGRNSTARSA, from the coding sequence ATGGCTCGTTCGCGAGGAAACGCGGGCAACGGCGAAGAGATCGCGGAGGCGGGCGAACGGGTCACGTCCTCAGCCGCCAGGGACGCTTCGGCGGCACCAGCTGCGGACGGCCCTGCGCAGCGGCCCCCTTGGCGGGCACGCACGGCGATCCTGGCGCTCGGGGCCTTCGCGGTCGGCACGGACGGGTTCATCATCGTCGGACTGCTGCCCGAGATCCGCGCCACGCTGCACGTCAGCGCGGGCGCAGTGGGCCAGATGGTGAGCCTGTTCTCCCTCGCCTATGCGCTACTGGGGCCGGTGCTCGCCGCGTTGACGGGGAAGTGGTCCCGGCGCCGGGTGCTGGTGGCCGGGGTGATGCTGCTCGCTGTGGGCAACGCCGTCACCGCCACGGCGGACAACTTCGCCCTGGTGCTGAGCTCGAGAGTGCTGGCGGGCGCGGGCGCCTCGCTGTTCATGGCGAGTGCCGTGGCGACGGCCGCGCACCTGGCCGGGGAGGTGCGACGGGGCCGGGCCATCGCCATGGTGACCGCCGGGGCGACCCTCGCGCTGGTGCTGGGCGCTCCGCTGGGCACCCTGATCGGCGGGGCCTGGGGCTGGCGGGCGGCGATCTGGTTCGTTGCCGCGCTCGCCGCCGTGGTTGCGGCTGTTCTCGCCGCGCTGCTGCCACAGGTGCACCTGAGCGTCGGCGCCTCGCTGCGGGAGCGGATCGCACCGCTGACCGACGGGCGGGTGCTGCGGGTATTGGTGGTCACCCTGCTGGCGTTCGTCGCGATCTTCCTGCCCTTCACCTACATGAGCGCGGTCTTCGAGCCGGCCGTCGGCGGAGAGCAGTCCCGCCTCGCGCTGCTCCTGCTGGTCTTCGGTGTCGCTGCCACCTGCGGCAACCTGGGCGCCGGAGCGCTTGCCGACCGGTACGACCCGCGGCGCGTCGTCATCGGCGCCACCCTCGGGATCGCCGCGGTGTTCCTGGTCATGCTGCCGATCCGGGAGAGTTTCGTCCCCGTGGTGATTGCCACGGCCTTCAGCGGCGTCGTCTCCTACTCCGTGATCGGCCCGCAGCAGCACCGCATCATCGCCTACGCCCCGCCCGGCGGTGCCCCGGTGGTGACCTCTCTCAACACCTCCGCCGCCTACCTGGGCAACTTCCTTTCCAGTGCGCTGGGTGCGGCGGTCCTCACTCGCTCCGCGGCCCTCATGCTGCCGATCGCCGCGGCCTTCGCCGCCATCGCGTCACTGCTCACCTGGTGGCTCTCGCGCGGCCACACCCCGACAGGACGGAACTCCACCGCACGATCAGCGTGA
- a CDS encoding LacI family DNA-binding transcriptional regulator — MPPHARRTTLATIAREAGVSVATVSKVVNDRSDVAPGTRARVLELLHEHDYLAPVFRHTETAENPTIEVQFNNDLKTYSAEALEGIVDAAAELGASVVISKSAPAPHWARDLVSAGRRALIAVTSMYTAAHVKELTRAGLPLVVLDPLHLPHSRVHSVGATNFAGGLAATEHLLRLGHRRVGYLGGPTLAVCNQARMHGYRAALEAAGAPTPAAYVRHGEFTHRTGLLGAAALLDLDEPPTALFAGNDEIALGIIEAARSRGLRVPEDLSVVGFDDTLLARMVSPPLTTVRQPLREMGGIALRTALRLANGERVESHHIELATELVVRASTGPPR; from the coding sequence ATGCCACCGCACGCTAGACGCACCACCCTGGCAACCATCGCCCGCGAGGCGGGGGTCTCCGTCGCGACCGTGTCGAAAGTGGTCAACGACCGCAGCGATGTGGCGCCGGGGACCCGCGCCCGGGTGCTGGAGCTGCTGCATGAACACGACTACCTGGCGCCCGTGTTCCGGCACACCGAGACCGCCGAGAACCCGACGATCGAGGTGCAGTTCAACAACGACCTGAAGACGTATTCGGCGGAGGCGCTGGAAGGCATCGTCGACGCCGCCGCCGAACTGGGCGCCTCGGTCGTGATCAGCAAGTCGGCGCCCGCCCCGCACTGGGCGCGTGACCTGGTGTCGGCCGGACGGCGCGCGCTGATCGCGGTCACCAGCATGTACACGGCCGCGCATGTCAAGGAGCTGACCAGGGCCGGACTTCCGCTGGTCGTCCTCGATCCGCTGCACCTGCCGCACAGCCGTGTGCACAGCGTCGGGGCGACGAACTTCGCCGGCGGCCTGGCCGCGACCGAGCATCTGCTCCGCCTCGGCCACCGCCGCGTCGGCTATCTCGGCGGACCGACCTTGGCCGTGTGCAACCAGGCCCGTATGCACGGCTACCGCGCCGCCCTGGAGGCGGCGGGCGCCCCGACGCCCGCCGCGTACGTCCGGCACGGCGAGTTCACCCACCGCACCGGCCTGCTCGGCGCCGCCGCGCTCCTCGACCTGGACGAACCACCGACGGCGCTCTTCGCGGGCAACGACGAGATCGCCCTCGGCATCATCGAGGCCGCCCGCTCCCGCGGCCTGCGCGTCCCCGAGGACCTGAGCGTGGTCGGCTTCGACGACACACTCCTGGCCCGGATGGTGTCACCGCCCCTGACCACCGTGCGCCAACCACTGCGCGAGATGGGCGGCATCGCACTGCGCACCGCGCTGCGCCTGGCGAACGGCGAGCGGGTCGAGTCCCACCACATCGAACTCGCCACGGAACTCGTCGTCCGGGCCTCCACGGGGCCGCCGCGCTGA
- a CDS encoding glycoside hydrolase family 3 N-terminal domain-containing protein produces MSTADSHATTGQAAQRWQDPALPASERVDALLAEMTVAEKVAQLGSRWLGNFMGHDAGDDGDGLNSNDREGERPQVAPLEDLFKDAGHVSLEEAARDGLGHLTRVYGSRPVSAEEGAALLVAQQHTVVKGCRLGIPALAHEECLTGFNTYGATVYPAPLAWAAAFDPDLVRRIGGAIGRDLRALGVHQGLAPVLDVVRDYRWGRVEETMGEDPYLVSMLGAAYVAGVEGAGVVATLKHFAGYSAARGARNHGPVPMGRRELLDVILPPFETAIAVGGARSVMNSYSDIDGVPAGADPWLLTQLLREDWGFTGTVVSDYGSLAFLAGLHGVAADLDEAGVMALGAGIDVELPDTLTFGRHLEERVARGELEESLLDRAVRRLLTQKVELGLLDADWTPEGSVASAATRDLNSPENRELARELAERSVVLLDAGSALPLVDADAGRAAPGRVAVVGPCAADSRTLMGCYAFPNHVLPRHPDLPLGISAPTVVEALRAELPDSEVVFEPGCDVRERDRSGFAAAAAAAREAELCIAVVGDRAGLFGNGTSGEGCDVEDLQLPGVQDELLAELFATGTPVVVVVLSGRPYALGEVHPRAAGLVQAFMPGQEGAAAIAGVLSGRVQPAGRLPVQIPRRPGGQPGTYLQPPLGAHTQGISSVDPTPLFPFGYGASYTTFEIGDLRVSASDIPTDGEFTVSARVRNTGTRPGREVVQLYLRDPVAQVSRPVRQLTGFAQVDLTPGASAQVSFRVHADRTAFTGRDLTRIVEPGAIEVQVGASSQELPCLAVVRLTGPTREVGHDRRLTTPVDVTLEEADATAR; encoded by the coding sequence ATGTCCACGGCTGATTCACATGCGACGACGGGGCAGGCCGCGCAGCGCTGGCAGGACCCGGCGCTGCCCGCCTCCGAGCGGGTCGACGCGCTGCTCGCCGAGATGACGGTGGCGGAGAAGGTCGCACAGCTCGGCAGCCGCTGGCTCGGCAACTTCATGGGGCATGACGCGGGCGACGATGGCGACGGCCTCAACAGCAACGACCGTGAGGGCGAACGGCCTCAAGTGGCACCCCTGGAGGACCTGTTCAAGGATGCGGGGCACGTTTCCCTCGAGGAGGCGGCGCGCGACGGACTGGGCCACCTCACGCGCGTATACGGAAGCCGTCCCGTGAGCGCGGAGGAGGGCGCGGCACTCCTGGTCGCGCAGCAGCACACCGTCGTCAAGGGCTGCCGGCTCGGCATCCCGGCCCTGGCCCACGAGGAGTGCCTCACCGGGTTCAACACGTACGGCGCCACCGTCTACCCCGCGCCGCTCGCCTGGGCGGCGGCCTTCGACCCCGACCTGGTGCGCCGCATCGGCGGGGCGATCGGGCGGGACCTGCGGGCGCTCGGCGTGCACCAGGGACTCGCACCGGTCCTGGACGTGGTGCGGGACTACCGGTGGGGCCGGGTCGAGGAGACCATGGGCGAGGACCCCTACCTGGTGTCGATGCTCGGTGCCGCGTACGTCGCCGGGGTGGAGGGCGCGGGTGTCGTCGCCACCCTGAAGCACTTCGCCGGATACTCGGCGGCCCGCGGCGCCCGCAACCACGGCCCCGTACCGATGGGCCGCCGCGAACTGCTGGATGTCATCCTGCCGCCGTTCGAGACCGCGATCGCGGTGGGCGGCGCCCGCTCCGTCATGAACTCCTACTCCGACATCGACGGCGTACCGGCCGGCGCCGACCCGTGGCTGCTGACCCAACTGCTGCGCGAGGACTGGGGGTTCACCGGGACGGTCGTCTCCGACTACGGGTCACTCGCGTTCCTCGCCGGCCTGCACGGCGTCGCGGCCGACCTCGACGAGGCGGGCGTCATGGCACTCGGCGCGGGCATCGACGTGGAGCTGCCGGACACACTCACCTTCGGCCGGCACCTGGAGGAACGGGTTGCGCGGGGCGAACTCGAGGAGTCTCTGCTCGACCGGGCGGTGCGCCGACTGCTCACCCAGAAGGTCGAGTTGGGCCTTCTCGACGCCGACTGGACGCCCGAGGGCTCGGTCGCCTCCGCCGCGACGAGGGACCTGAACTCCCCGGAAAACCGAGAGCTGGCAAGAGAGTTGGCCGAGCGATCGGTCGTCCTGCTCGACGCGGGCAGCGCGCTGCCGCTCGTCGACGCGGACGCGGGGCGCGCGGCGCCGGGCCGGGTCGCCGTGGTGGGGCCGTGCGCGGCCGACTCGCGTACGTTGATGGGCTGTTACGCCTTCCCGAACCACGTCCTGCCGCGCCATCCCGACCTGCCGCTCGGCATCTCGGCACCGACCGTCGTGGAGGCGCTGCGCGCCGAACTCCCGGACTCTGAGGTCGTCTTCGAGCCGGGCTGCGACGTGCGCGAGCGGGACCGGTCCGGTTTCGCCGCGGCGGCGGCCGCGGCCCGCGAGGCGGAGCTGTGCATCGCGGTGGTGGGCGACCGTGCGGGCCTGTTCGGCAACGGCACGTCGGGCGAAGGTTGCGACGTCGAGGACCTGCAACTGCCGGGCGTACAAGACGAGTTGCTGGCGGAGCTGTTCGCCACCGGGACGCCCGTGGTCGTGGTCGTGCTCTCCGGCCGCCCCTACGCCCTGGGCGAGGTGCACCCGCGGGCCGCCGGCCTCGTCCAGGCCTTCATGCCGGGGCAGGAGGGTGCGGCGGCGATCGCGGGTGTGCTGTCCGGACGCGTCCAGCCGGCGGGCCGGCTGCCGGTGCAGATCCCGCGCCGCCCGGGCGGCCAGCCCGGCACCTATCTGCAGCCGCCGCTGGGCGCGCACACGCAGGGCATCAGCAGCGTCGACCCGACGCCGCTGTTCCCCTTCGGGTACGGGGCGTCGTACACCACGTTCGAGATCGGTGACCTGCGCGTGAGTGCGAGCGACATCCCCACCGACGGCGAGTTCACGGTGTCGGCGCGGGTGCGCAACACCGGCACCAGGCCGGGACGCGAGGTCGTCCAGCTGTACCTGCGCGACCCCGTCGCACAAGTCAGCCGCCCCGTACGGCAGTTGACCGGCTTCGCACAGGTGGACCTGACCCCCGGGGCGAGCGCACAGGTGAGCTTCCGGGTGCACGCCGACCGGACCGCGTTCACCGGCCGCGATCTCACCCGGATCGTCGAGCCAGGCGCGATCGAGGTGCAGGTCGGCGCCTCGTCACAGGAGCTGCCCTGCCTGGCTGTCGTACGATTGACGGGCCCCACCCGGGAGGTCGGCCACGACCGGCGACTCACCACTCCGGTGGATGTGACCCTGGAAGAGGCCGATGCCACCGCACGCTAG
- a CDS encoding extracellular solute-binding protein, with protein sequence MEIPISRRPVSRRSVLGVAAAVPLSAALTACGSSGPTKDGANGKAGATYWYLSGQPDEGVRADAVKAFNKAHPKSQIAGTSFQNDAFKTKIKTAIGAGKAPTIIKSWGGGTLRSYVEAGQVEDLTPWLDKHPEVKEKIFPTAFPAATVKGKIYAMPVERVQPIFLYYNKKVFDKVGVKPPQSWDDIMALVPKFNAEGIAPFSLGGQSRWTNMMWLEFLFDRIGGPEVFQAIFDGEKNAWSDPAAIKALGMVQDLVKAKGFIKGFSSITADSNADQALLYTGKAAMMLHGSWSYGIQKNDGGDFVSSGGLGYMNFPPVKGGKGDPSNTVGNPGEYLSISSKAGAKEKKIAEEFFAKGMLQDAEVKAWIDGGGVPVKLGTEKLLAASKDSDFLQFTYDIATKAKSFSQSWDQALSPTAAETLLDNIVKLFQLSISPRQFAANLNEVIGK encoded by the coding sequence ATGGAAATCCCCATCTCACGGCGTCCCGTCTCAAGACGGAGCGTCCTCGGCGTCGCCGCCGCCGTCCCGCTCTCTGCGGCGCTCACGGCCTGCGGATCGTCAGGGCCGACCAAGGACGGTGCGAACGGCAAGGCGGGAGCCACGTACTGGTACCTGAGCGGACAGCCCGACGAGGGCGTCAGGGCCGATGCGGTGAAGGCCTTCAACAAGGCCCACCCCAAGAGTCAGATCGCAGGCACCTCGTTCCAGAACGACGCGTTCAAGACGAAGATCAAGACCGCGATCGGTGCCGGGAAGGCGCCCACCATCATCAAGAGTTGGGGCGGCGGGACGCTGCGCAGCTACGTGGAGGCGGGCCAGGTCGAGGATCTGACGCCGTGGCTCGACAAGCACCCCGAGGTCAAGGAGAAGATCTTCCCCACGGCGTTCCCTGCGGCGACCGTGAAGGGCAAGATCTACGCGATGCCCGTCGAGCGCGTGCAGCCCATCTTCCTCTACTACAACAAAAAGGTCTTCGACAAGGTCGGTGTGAAGCCGCCGCAGTCGTGGGACGACATCATGGCGCTCGTGCCCAAGTTCAACGCCGAGGGCATCGCGCCGTTCTCCCTCGGCGGGCAGTCCCGGTGGACGAACATGATGTGGCTGGAGTTCCTCTTCGACCGCATCGGCGGCCCCGAGGTGTTCCAGGCCATCTTCGACGGAGAGAAGAACGCGTGGTCCGACCCCGCGGCCATCAAGGCACTCGGCATGGTGCAGGACCTCGTCAAGGCCAAGGGCTTCATCAAGGGCTTCTCGTCGATCACCGCGGACTCCAACGCCGACCAGGCCCTCCTGTACACCGGCAAGGCCGCGATGATGCTGCACGGCTCCTGGTCATACGGAATCCAGAAGAACGACGGCGGTGACTTCGTCTCCAGCGGCGGCCTGGGCTACATGAACTTCCCGCCGGTCAAGGGCGGCAAGGGCGATCCGAGCAACACCGTCGGCAACCCCGGCGAGTACCTGTCCATCTCCTCGAAGGCCGGCGCCAAGGAGAAGAAGATCGCCGAGGAGTTCTTCGCCAAGGGCATGCTGCAGGACGCCGAGGTGAAGGCGTGGATCGACGGCGGCGGCGTCCCGGTCAAGCTGGGCACGGAGAAGTTGCTCGCCGCCTCCAAGGACTCCGACTTCCTGCAGTTCACCTACGACATCGCCACCAAGGCCAAGTCGTTCAGCCAGTCCTGGGACCAGGCGCTCAGCCCGACGGCGGCCGAGACGCTGCTCGACAACATCGTCAAGCTGTTCCAACTGTCGATCTCGCCGCGGCAGTTCGCCGCCAACCTCAACGAGGTCATCGGGAAATGA
- a CDS encoding carbohydrate ABC transporter permease translates to MTSLTARPARRGPRSVLPWLTAPALVVFVGFAVVPLVGVFVLSFTTWDGIGAIHPSGLTSWRSVLSNPGLPHAVLVTFGVMIASWAFQTPVSILLGTFMAGRQRYRAILGVVYFVPLLLSSAAIAVAYKALLNPTFGLGAGLGIEWLSKDWLGQPGLAFGVVVFIVSWQFVPFHSLIYQGGVQQIPKSLYEAAQLDGAGRIRQFFSITLPQLKYTIITSSTLMVVGSLTFFDLIYVLTEGGPGDATRVLALDMYKRGFQANLMGPASAIAVILVLLGLVLALLLRRLGGRDASESQLEGA, encoded by the coding sequence ATGACCTCGCTCACCGCCCGCCCGGCCCGTCGCGGTCCGCGCAGCGTCCTGCCGTGGCTGACTGCGCCGGCGCTCGTGGTCTTCGTCGGGTTCGCCGTCGTCCCGCTCGTCGGTGTCTTCGTGCTGTCCTTCACCACCTGGGACGGAATCGGCGCCATCCATCCCTCGGGCCTTACCAGTTGGCGGTCGGTGCTCAGCAACCCGGGCCTTCCGCATGCGGTGTTGGTGACCTTCGGGGTCATGATCGCCTCCTGGGCGTTCCAGACCCCGGTGAGCATTCTGCTCGGCACCTTCATGGCAGGACGACAGCGCTACCGGGCGATCCTCGGCGTGGTGTACTTCGTCCCGCTGCTGCTCAGCTCCGCCGCGATCGCCGTCGCATACAAGGCACTGCTCAACCCCACCTTCGGACTGGGCGCGGGCCTGGGGATCGAATGGCTCAGCAAGGACTGGCTGGGACAGCCGGGGCTCGCGTTCGGCGTCGTCGTCTTCATCGTCTCCTGGCAGTTCGTGCCGTTCCACTCGCTGATCTACCAGGGCGGGGTGCAGCAGATCCCCAAGTCCCTCTACGAGGCAGCCCAGTTGGACGGCGCGGGGCGCATCCGGCAGTTCTTCAGCATCACGCTGCCCCAGCTGAAATACACCATCATCACCTCGTCGACACTGATGGTGGTCGGCTCGCTGACCTTCTTCGACCTGATCTACGTCCTGACCGAGGGCGGGCCCGGGGATGCCACCCGCGTCCTCGCGCTCGACATGTACAAGCGGGGATTCCAGGCCAACCTGATGGGCCCGGCCAGCGCCATCGCAGTCATCCTCGTCCTGCTCGGCCTCGTCCTCGCCCTGCTGCTGCGCCGGCTCGGCGGCCGGGACGCCAGTGAGAGCCAGCTTGAGGGGGCCTGA